One segment of Triticum aestivum cultivar Chinese Spring chromosome 2A, IWGSC CS RefSeq v2.1, whole genome shotgun sequence DNA contains the following:
- the LOC123186677 gene encoding cysteine proteinase inhibitor 8-like has product MTTTTITNSMTTTTSQQRQAMATCSQLLLALVVVAAAVDCMAAFDQDHTPFKPIPDLSVPRIQELGRWAVQQHNDQTGDRLTFTRVNGGQFQIVAPALNYLLAIDATNVDGTASTHSALIFVQYWTNTQRLDSFN; this is encoded by the coding sequence atgaccaccaccaccatcaccaattCGATGACAACGACGACCAGCCAGCAGAGACAAGCCATGGCGACCTGCAGccagctcctcctcgcgctcgtcgTCGTTGCCGCCGCCGTTGATTGCATGGCGGCGTTTGATCAGGATCACACGCCGTTCAAGCCAATCCCGGACCTGTCCGTCCCGCGCATCCAGGAGCTCGGCCGATGGGCCGTGCAGCAGCACAATGATCAGACGGGCGACCGCCTGACGTTCACCAGAGTGAACGGCGGGCAGTTCCAGATTGTGGCGCCGGCGCTCAACTACCTGCTTGCCATTGACGCGACGAACGTCGACGGCACGGCCAGCACGCACTCCGCCCTGATCTTCGTGCAGTACTGGACCAACACGCAACGGCTCGACTCTTTCAACTGA
- the LOC123186679 gene encoding uncharacterized protein — MDLGDLDPTAPVDSPVTVMSTGLAEEIVPDSQSPSVSLLPNPSETHRLARPARNPDLVSTVAPAAMARWPPAMLLVLAVALVAAGTETGECIHELVPYEGGFTSGNFVVVDHDIFWSSDSPDPGIDFTVTSRGGNTVYTLKGKSGDKFEFNAPRGGTYKFCFHSPYGAPKTVSFYVHDGRNLVLEEALKGGAFKKRYDEWMARYHRTYKEEAMKKRFEEWMAKYRRTYKDDEEKARRYELFKDCAKMVDKLNVFSGGATTNNFCDYSEDERQASLGAE, encoded by the exons ATGGATTTGGGCGACCTCGACCCGACTGCCCCGGTTGACTCTCCTGTGACTGTGATGTCTACAGGTCTAGCAGAGGAGATCGTTCCAGACTCCCAGTCGCCCTCAGTCTCTCTCCTCCCGAACCCAAGCGAAACTCACCGCCTCGCCCGCCCAGCCCGAAATCCAGACCTGGTCTCCACGGTCGCGCCAGCCGCCAtggcgaggtggccgccggcgATGCTGCTGGTACTGGCAGTGGCGCTGGTGGCGGCGGGCACCGAAACCGGCGAGTGCATCCATGAGCTGGTGCCCTACGAGGGTGGCTTCACGTCGGGGAATTTCGTCGTCGTTGACCATGACATCTTCTGGAGCTCCGACT CCCCAGACCCCGGCATCGACTTCACG GTAACTTCACGAGGCGGTAACACTGTATATACGTTGAAGGGAAAATCTGGTGATAAATTCGAGTTTAATGCTCCAAGGGGTGGAACGTACAAGTTTTGTTTCCATAGTCCATATGGAGCACCTAAAACTGTTTCTTTCTACGTTCATGATG GTCGCAATCTTGTTCTGGAGGAGGCCCTGAAGGGGGGAGCCTTCAAGAAGAGGTATGATGAGTGGATGGCTAGGTATCACCGCACATACAAGGAGGAAGCCATGAAGAAGAGGTTCGAGGAGTGGATGGCCAAGTACCGTCGCACCTACAAGGATGATGAGGAGAAGGCGCGGCGCTATGAGCTATTCAAGGACTGTGCCAAGATGGTTGATAAGCTTAATGTGTTTTCGGGTGGGGCGACCACAAACAACTTCTGCGACTATTCTGAGGATGAGAGGCAAGCCAGCTTAGGGGCCGAGTAA